In Prunus dulcis chromosome 1, ALMONDv2, whole genome shotgun sequence, the following are encoded in one genomic region:
- the LOC117637086 gene encoding uncharacterized protein LOC117637086, which translates to MGVEKEGSKSGAGHVGGFFQLFDWTAKSRKKLFSSKSDLPESSKQGKKSYGNLPMTRQHLVDEDETGVAPSVKGSSDYSCASSVTDEEGFGTKAPSVVARLMGLDSLPTSNSLEPYSTPFFDTQSLQDAPYHRRNIDCYHDDQLRYSGNLLKNMEGPTRNPLEAKPQKLRPIERFQTETLPPRSAKSIPITHHKLLSPIKNPSFVPTKNAAHIMEAAAKIMEPGPQATAKAKMPLVGCSSVPLKVQALKEKVEASRKVPLVGSASETLKGRDLKDKVEAGYKIPRPSEVSRKPVESNAAKYLRGQSLNKSWNGSVDLSFGASSDTEETRGKSISLAIQAKVNVQKRGQNLSRNRSLVGQKEQSEVSSNQSFRSQPNVQKNLHKKPSTYNASGALRQNNQKQNCLVDKEKLPSKPLVSNSQGRKVLSGDSSSGRHRSSIRSSGNSKIGSRKLGSEAMDSDKEVSYSNARNYPRKKRSIDGNFQYNKNQAVGDMLSEKNQKPVQSNPITDRNYSWAEDSRKKGMDVVSFTFTAPLTRSLPGTEISAQVAQKNTSLCMDHGGKRLLLDKDSMKLSSLGYNVIGGDALSMLLEQKLRELSYGTKSSSHDSMKEGSASTASTFDLKPKFNAVSSMQRLNDQRNQQLVTEKLGGRYEADFSFADSPAFRLKQNFQGVNKTDEYSSSHGEAGLLLSGRHPSPVSVLEPSFSNESYDSSISTDSNSTEASRLCSSVQAQEVHVFSSSKKFHSVEADTELLDSASSTSTGTVARNHAATVYMPEPLRSNEWELEYIKGTLCNVELMFRDFSLGRAREIINPHLFNLLESRRGQLEGDGGESRLRRKELFDCTSECLDLRCRRYVGGGYRSWVKGVAMVKRKGTLAEEVYKEFSCWRGLWDCMVDELVDKDMSNPYGRWLDFETDAFELGVEVEDQIFNSLVDEVVADILEL; encoded by the exons ATGGGGGTTGAGAAAGAAGGTTCGAAAAGTGGAGCAGGTCATGTGGGTGGTTTCTTTCAGCTGTTTGACTGGACTGCAAAATCtcgaaaaaaattattctctAGCAAGTCAGATTTACCAG aaAGTTCAAAACAGGGAAAGAAAAGCTATGGGAACTTGCCAATGACGCGACAGCATCTG GTAGATGAGGATGAAACTGGGGTAGCGCCAAGTGTCAAAGGTAGCAGTGATTATAGTTGTGCTTCATCGGTTACAGATGAAGAAGGATTTGGAACAAAAGCCCCTAGTGTAGTAGCCAGGCTTATGGGATTAGACTCCTTACCCACATCCAATTCTTTGGAGCCCTACTCTACCCCATTTTTTGACACTCAATCTCTCCAAGATGCTCCTTACCACAGGAGAAACATTGACTGTTATCATGACGATCAGTTAAGGTATTCTGGTAATCTGCTAAAAAATATGGAAGGGCCTACCCGGAATCCTTTGGAGGCAAAGCCCCAGAAGCTCAGGCCAATTGAGAGGTTCCAAACTGAAACATTGCCTCCTAGATCAGCTAAGTCTATCCCAATCACACACCATAAACTCTTGTCGCCTATAAAGAATCCTAGCTTTGTTCCCACTAAGAATGCTGCTCACATAATGGAAGCTGCTGCAAAAATTATGGAGCCAGGACCTCAAGCTACTGCCAAGGCCAAAATGCCTCTAGTAGGGTGCTCTTCAGTACCCTTGAAGGTTCAGGCTCTCAAAGAAAAGGTGGAGGCTTCCCGAAAAGTGCCACTGGTTGGGTCTGCTTCAGAAACCTTGAAAGGTCGAGATTTAAAAGATAAAGTTGAAGCTGGTTATAAGATACCGAGGCCTTCTGAGGTGTCACGAAAGCCTGTTGAGTCAAATGCTGCTAAGTATCTTAGGGGCCAGTCTTTGAATAAGAGCTGGAATGGATCTGTCGATTTGTCATTCGGGGCTTCTTCTGATACGGAAGAAACTAGAGGAAAGTCCATTTCTCTTGCAATCCAAGCAAAGGTCAATGTTCAGAAAAGAGGTCAGAATTTAAGTAGAAATAGAAGCTTGGTGGGTCAGAAAGAACAGAGTGAGGTAAGCTCAAACCAGTCCTTCAGGAGCCAACCAAATGTTCAGAAGAATTTGCATAAGAAACCTTCTACATATAATGCTTCTGGTGCTCTTAGGCAGAACAATCAGAAACAAAATTGCCTAGTTGATAAAGAGAAATTACCTTCAAAGCCTCTGGTTTCCAACTCGCAAGGTAGAAAAGTGCTGTCTGGGGATTCTTCTTCTGGACGTCACAGAAGCTCAATTCGAAGTAGTGGAAATTCCAAAATTGGATCGAGGAAGTTGGGCTCAGAGGCGATGGATAGTGATAAAGAAGTGTCCTATTCAAATGCAAGGAATTATCCTAGGAAGAAACGATCAATAGATGGGAACTTTCAATATAACAAAAATCAGGCTGTTGGTGATATGTTGAGTGAAAAAAATCAGAAGCCAGTTCAATCTAATCCAATTACTGACAGGAACTACAGTTGGGCTGAAGATAGCAGAAAGAAAGGCATGGATGTTGTTTCGTTTACGTTCACAGCCCCACTTACACGTTCACTGCCTGGGACTGAAATCTCAGCTCAGGTTGCACAGAAGAATACTAGTCTTTGCATGGATCACGGGGGTAAAAGATTGTTGCTTGACAAAGACAGTATGAAGCTATCTTCACTGGGTTATAATGTAATAGGGGGTGATGCTTTGAGTATGCTTTTGGAACAAAAGTTAAGGGAATTATCTTATGGGACTAAATCTTCTAGTCATGACTCCATGAAAGAAGGCTCAGCTTCAACTGCTTCAACTTTTGAtttaaaacccaaatttaatgCAGTTAGTTCCATGCAAAGGTTAAATGACCAGAGAAACCAACAATTGGTTACAGAGAAATTGGGTGGCCGATATGAAGCTGACTTTTCATTCGCTGACTCTCCTGCGTTCAGATTGAAACAGAACTTTCAG GGAGTCAATAAGACGGACGAATATAGCAGCAGTCATGGTGAAGCTGGACTCTTGCTCAGTGGCCGACATCCTAGTCCAGTCTCTGTTCTGGAACCTTCTTTTTCAAATGAAAGTTACGACTCTTCAATTAGCACTGATAGTAACAGTACAGAAG CAAGCAGATTGTGTTCATCCGTTCAAGCTCAGGAAGTTCATGTTTTCAGTTCTTCAAAGAAGTTCCATTCAGTAGAAGCTGACACCGAGTTGTTAGATTCTGCTTCTTCAACATCTACAGGAACTGTGGCAAGAAACCATGCAGCTACAGTTTACATGCCAGAACCTTTGAGATCAAATGAGTGGGAATTGGAATATATAAAGGGGACACTATGTAATGTGGAATTGATGTTTAGAGACTTCTCGTTGGGCCGAGCCCGAGAGATCATAAATCCTCATCTCTTCAACCTGTTGGAGAGTCGAAGAGGACAGTTGGAAGGCGACGGTGGTGAGTCCAGGCTAAGGCGAAAGGAATTATTCGATTGTACAAGTGAATGCTTGGACTTGAGATGCAGGCGTTATGTGGGTGGCGGATACAGATCATGGGTGAAAGGAGTAGCAATGGTGAAAAGAAAGGGGACTTTAGCAGAAGAAGTGTACAAGGAATTCTCATGTTGGAGAGGCTTGTGGGATTGCATGGTGGATGAGCTTGTGGACAAAGACATGAGCAACCCCTATGGCAGATGGCTGGACTTTGAAACCGATGCATTTGAGCTAGGAGTAGAGGTTGAGGATCAAATATTTAATTCTTTGGTAGATGAAGTGGTTGCTGATATCCTGGAATTGTAA